DNA from Asanoa sp. WMMD1127:
GTTCCCGGAGATCCAGGCGCCGAAGAGCGACGACATCTGCTACGCCACCACCAACCGCCAGCGGGCGGTACGCGACATCGCGGCCGGCTGCGACCTGCTGCTGGTGGTCGGCTCGGCCAACTCCTCGAACTCGCTCCGCCTGGTCGAGGTCGCGCAGCGGGAAGGCGTGCCGGCCCGGCTCGTCGACCACGCCGCCGACATCGACCTGCCCCTGCTCACCGGTGTGCGCCAGATCGGCGTCACCGCCGGCGCGTCCGCGCCGCCCACCCTGGTCGACGAGGTCGTCGACTGCCTGAGCGGACTCGGACCCCTCACCGTGGTGGAGCCGGCCACGGATCCGGAAGTCCTGCGATTCACATTGCCCAAGGAGGTGAGCTGAACGATGGGGATGCCATTCCGGCAGAGCGTTCGGCTGGGCCGCTACCTGTTGAAGCAGAAGCTGCTCCGCAAGGAGAAGTTCCCGCTGCTGGTGGAGCTCGAACCACTGTTCGCCTGCAACCTGAAGTGCGCGGGTTGCGGCAAGATCGAACAGCCTGCGGCGCTGCTCAAGAAGCGGATGCCGGTGGAGCAGGCGGTCGCCGCGATCGAGGAGAGCGGCGCGCCGATGGTCTCCATCGCGGGCGGCGAGCCGCTGATGCACAAGGAGATCGACGAGATCGTCCGGCAGCTGCTGGACCGCAACAAGATCGTGTTCCTGTGCACCAACGCGCTGCTGATGCCGAAGCACCTCCACAAGTTCAAGCCACACCGCAACTTCTCGTGGATGGTGCACATCGACGGCCTCAAGGACCGCCACGACCTCTCGGTCAACAAGGAGGGCGGGTTCGAGGGCGCGATCGAGGCCATCCAGCTGGCCAAGGCGGCCGGCTTCCGGGTGATGACCAACACGACGTTCTTCAGCAACGACTCGCCGCAGAACGTCATCGGCGTCCTCGACTACCTCAACGACGTGGTCGAGGTCGACAACATGCAGATCTCACCGGCGTACGCCTATCAGAAGGCGCCCGACCAGGAGCACTGGCTCGGGGTCAACGAGACCCGGGAGCTGTTCGCCAAGGCCTTCGCCAACGGCCGGCGGCGCAAGTGGCGGCTCAACCACTCGCCGATCTTCCTGGACTTCCTCGAGGGCAAGCGCGAGCTGGCCTGCACGGCGTGGGGCATCCCGTCCTACTCGCTGCTCGGCTGGCAGCGGCCGTGCTACCTGCTCGACGACGGCTACGCGGCCACCTACAAGGAGCTCATCGAGGAGACCGACTGGGACGCGTTCGGCCGGGGCAAGGACCCGCGCTGCGCGAACTGCATGGCCCACTGCGGCTACGAGCCGACGGCGGTGATCGCGACGCTCGGATCGCTCAAGGAGTCCATGCGGGCGGCCGTCGGGCGGTGAGTGCGATGGCCTTGCTGGAGCGCATCCACTGCCCGGCCGACGTGCGGGCGCTGCCGGAGTCCGCACTGCCGGAGCTGGCGTCCGAGATCCGGGCCGCGTTGATCGAGACGGTCACCCGTACCGGCGGCCATCTCGGTCCCAACCTCGGCGTGGTCGAGCTGACCATCGCGCTGCACCGGGTGTTCGACTCGCCGCACGACGCGCTGGTCTGGGACACCGGGCACCAGGCGTACGTCCACAAGATGCTCACCGGCCGCTGGGCCGCGCTCGACAGCCTGCGCCAGGAGGGCGGGCTGTCGGGCTACCCGTCGCGGTCGGAGAGCGCCCACGACATCGTCGAGAACTCACACGCCTCGACGGCGCTGTCCTACGCCGACGGGCTGGCCAAGGCGTTCGCCATCGGCGGCCGGCCCGACCGTCGCGTGGTGGCGGTGGTCGGAGACGGCTCGCTGACCGGTGGGATGGCGTGGGAGGCGCTCAACAACATCGGTGCGGCGCCGTCCCGGCCCGTGGTGGTGGTGCTGAACGACAACGGGCGGTCCTACGCGCCGACCTTCGGCGCCGTCGGGCGGCATCTGACGTCGTTGCGGGACGGGTCCGCCGCCTCGGTGTTCGAGCAGCTGGGACTGCACTACCTGGGGCCGGTCGACGGGCACGACGCGGCGGCGGTCGAGGTCGCGCTGCGCAAGGCCCGGACGCTCGGCACCCCGACGGTGGTGCACTGCCTGACCCGCAAGGGGCTCGGGCACGCGCCGGCGGAGGCCGACGAGGCCGACCGGATGCACACGGTCAGCCCGGCGGGGCCGTCCTCGGGGCGGTCCTGGACGTCGGTGTTCGGCGAGGAGATGGTCGCGCTGGGTGCGGCGCGGCCGGACGTCGTGGCGATCAGCGCGGCGATGCTCGGGCCGACGGGGCTGCAGGCGTTCGCGGACGCGTACCCGTCGCGGACCTTCGACGTGGGCATCGCCGAACAGCACGCGGTGGCGTCGGCGGCCGGGCTGGCCACCGGCGGCCTGCACCCGGTCGTGTGCGTCTACTCGACGTTCCTCAACCGGGCCTTCGACCAGGTGCTGATGGACGTGGCCCTGCACCGGCTGCCGGTGACGTTCGTGCTCGACCGGGCGGGCATCACCGGCAGCGACGGGCCCTCCCATCACGGGATGTGGGACCTGTCGCTGCTCGGGATGGTGCCCGGCATGCGGGTGGCGGCACCGCGCGACGGCGACCAGCTGCGGCTGCTGCTGCGGGAGGCGGTCGAGCGGCGCGACGGGCCGGCGGCGCTGCGCTTCCCGAAGGCGTCGGTGGGTGCGGCCCTGCCGGCGGTCGGGAAGCTCGGCACGGCCGACGTGCTGCGCTGGGGTCCGGCCGGTGACCACCGGTCACCCTCCGCGCCCGGCGGCGCCTGGCGAGCGGCTTCCGCCGCTGGCGGCGCTCCCGCTGTCGCCTCTGACGGCGCCGGCTCGGGCGCCGGACCGGAACCCGCCTTCGGCGGCGCTCCCGCACCCACCTCCCACGCCTCCGGCTCGGACGCCGGACCGGAACCCGCCTTCGGCGGCGCTCCCGCACCCACCTCCCACGGCGCCGGGTCGGGCGCCGGGTCGGGTACCACTTTCGGGGGCGGCGGCGAGGTGCGGTCCGGCAGCGAGCGGGTGCGGGCGTCCGCGGTCGCTCCGTGGCCCGATGCGGTCGCCGATGGTGTGCTCGTGTTGGCGGTCGGGCCGCTCGGGGCCGCGGCGTTGGCGGCGGCCGACCTGCTGGCGCGCGACGGGGTCGCGGTGACGGTGGCGGATCCGCGCTGGCTGTTGCCGGTGGATCCGGAGCTGGTCGCGGCGGCGACGGCGTACCGCCTGGTGGTGACGGTCGAGGACAACGGCGCGCACGGCGGCTATGGCGACGCGGTGTCGCGGGCGCTGCGCGGGGCCGGGGCGCACGTGCCGGTGCGTTCGCTGGCGCTGCCGCAGCGGTTCCTGGCCCACGGCTCGCGCAGCGCGATCTTGAAGGCGCGCGGTCTCGACGCGGAGAGCATCGCGGGTGCGGTGCGGCGGGAGCTGCCGCTGGCGAAGTGAGGTGGCTCCCCCGTTTGGACTCGAACCAAAAACCTGCCGGTTAACAGCCGGCTGCTCTGCCAATTGAGCTACGGGGGATCGCTGGTGTGCCGCACCGATTTCCCGGTGCCGCGCGACCGGTACGAGAGTACAGGATGCGGGCTGTTTCGGGGGCATCGGGTGGGGGTACGACACGCGTTGCCCGGGGGTTCCGGGTCGGTTCTCGCCCGGTGACGGCGAAAACAGGGCAAATTAGTCAGATAGTGCTTCCGGCGCATGGTCCGGCTGCACGATGGGTAGGTAACCGGGGACAGCAACGAGGCCGAGCACGCGGAACAGCGCGTCCGGCACAGGGAAGGAGCCGCAATGCGCGGAAAGCTTTGGTTCATCGGCGGACTCGCCGCCGGCTTCGTCCTGGGCGCCCGCGCGGGCCGGGAGAAGTACGAAGAGATCGTCACGCAGGCCCGCAAGGTGATGGATCACCCGACGGTGCAGGAGGCCAAGGGCACCGCCCAGGCCCAGGCGAACCGCCTCGTGTCCGAGGGCAAGGACAAGCTGAGTCACACCAAGCTCGGCGAGAAGATGAGCACCGGCAACGGCAACAGCGAGCTCGCCTCGTCGTCGGCGTCGAGCCGCTCGTCGACCATGGGCTCGACCACGTCGTCGACCCCGTCGACCTCGTCGGGCGCGCCGACCAAGCCGATGCCCTGACGGGTTCTGGCGTCGAAAAGGGGGCCCCTCGGGGCCCCCTTTTCCGTGCGCCTAGTCCTTGCTGGAGAACGCGGCGTCGAAGGCCGCGCTCGGGGCGTCGAAGGCCAGCCGGCGGACGAACTCGAGCGCCTCGGGGGCGCCGACGAGCCGGTCCATGCCCGCGTCCTCCCACTCGATCGAGATCGGGCCGTCGTACCCGATGGCGTTGAGGGCCCGGAAGCAGTCCTCCCACGGCACGTCGCCGTGCCCGGTCGAGACGAAGTCCCAGCCGCGCCGCAGGTCGGCCCACGGCAGGTGCGAGCTGAGGCGGCCACGGCGGCCGTCGCCGGTGCGTACCTTCGCGTCCTTGCAGTCGACGTGGTAGATCCGGTCCTGGAAGTCGAAGATGAAGTTCACCGGGTCGAGCTCCTGCCACACGAAGTGCGACGGGTCCCAGTTGAGCCCGAACGCCGGCCGGTTGCCGATCGCCTCGAGGGTGCGCTTGGTGGTCCAGTAGTCGTACGCGATCTCGCTGGGGTGCACCTCGTGCGCGAACCGCACCCCGACCTCGTCGAACACGTCGAGAATCGGGTTGAACCGGTTGGCGAAGTCCTCGTAGCCCTTGTCGATCATGCTGGCCGGCACGGGCGGGAACATCGCCACGGTGTGCCAGATCGAGCTCCCCGTGAAGCCCACGACGGTCTTGACGCCGAGCTTGGCGGCCGCGCGCGCGGTGTTCTTGATCTCGTCGGCGGCCCGCTGGCGGACCCCCTCCGGCTCGCCGTCGCCCCAGATGCGGGCGGGCAGGATGTCCTGGTGGCGCTCGTCGATCGGGTGGTCGCAGACCGCCTGGCCGACCAGGTGGTTGGAGATCGCGAACACCTGCAGGTTGTATTTGGCCAGGGTCTCGCGCTTGCGGTCGACGTAGCCGTCGTCGGTGACCGCCTTGTCGACGTCGAAGTGGTCGCCCCAGCAGGCGATCTCGAGCCCGTCGTAGCCCCACTCGGAGGCCAGCCGGCACACCTCTTCGAACGGCAGGTCGGCCCACTGGCCGGTGAAGAGCGTGATGGGTCGCGCCATTGTCCTTCTTCTCCCTGTAGGTGACCCGGGATCCTGGTGGTGGACAGGCGCGAGGAGACCGTCCGACGGTCAGGTGCCGCCACCGGCGGCGTGCCGGCCGGGCTCATCGAACCCGCACGACCGAGCGGGTTGCGCCTCCCGCCCGGCTGCCGACCGCATCCGCGGCTGCGAACCTCACTCTAGATCGGACGACCTTGATCGGGGAAGACTTATCCACAGGGCCTCGACGGGCGGTTCGGCAGCCGGGACCCTGAACGCCGATGGACCGCAATCTGGCCGTGGCACTCGCATCGGGCGGGGGCGTGCTGCATTGGGTCGCCGGCGGGCCTGTGCCCCGATGGTCGATCGACGACGGGTGCCGGTCGGGCCGCCTGATCCGCCTGCTGCCCGGCGTGTTCGTCGACGCGGCCTGCGCCGCCGACGTCACGGTGCGGCGACGGGCGGCGCTGGCCTACGCCGGCGGGGCGGCGCTGAGCCACCAGACAGCGCTCGCGGTCTGGGGACTGCTGAGCGAACCGCCCGCGGCGCCGGTGCACGTGACGACCGGGCGCGGGGCCACCATCCGGTCGTGGGATTGGCTGGAGGTCCACCGGGAGGGCTGGTTCGCGAGGCCGGAGGTCGTGGTGCGCGGCGGTTTCCCGGTGAGCCGGATCGAACGCGCGCTGGTTCAGGCATGGCCGAGCGTGCGGCGGGAGCCGGTCATCCGTGCGGTGAACGAGCGGCTGACGACCGCGGGCCGCCTGGCCGATCTCGTGTCCCGGACGCCGCGGGTCGCCGGGCGGGCCGAACTCACCGGGCTCCTGCGCCTCCTCGCCGCCGGGTGTCGCAGCGAGCTGGAGATCTGGGGCCACGACCGGGTGTTCACCGGCCCCGGCATGCCGCCACTGGCCCGGCAGGTGCCGGTCTCGCTCGGCGCCCGTACGGTCTATCTCGACCTCTTCGCAGAGGCGGAACGCGTCAACTTCGAGCTGGACGGCGCGTCGGTGCACGCCGACCCACGACAGCGCGAGATCGACTTGCGGCGCGACGCCGCCCTGGCGGCGTTGGGGATCCTGGTCGTCCGCTTCTCCCGGCGGCGCCTCGTGTCGGAGCCGGCCGAGGTGCGCCGGGAGGCTCTGGCCATCCTCCGCCGTCGGGGGCGCCAGATCTGGTGAAACGGAGATCGAACTCCCAGATTGGCCGCCCCGGATTTGCCGTGGCATAGCTCGCCAGGTTCCGACCTGCCCGCCTACGGCATCGCACCAGCCGCACTCCACATGGATAGGTCCACGACGGTGCATGAGCTATATTCATATACGGGAGCGGGAGCCACCCAACGAAACGTCCATATCCAACGTTTCTCGGCCCGCAAAAGTGACGGTCCCGCCTCAAATTGGCGGTTAGGTCACGTTCGATGGCCCACTGCCGTCCTTACATATAGATTTTCGCCCATGCTTGAGCGCCACCCGGAAACCGCCCCGATCCCGCCGAAGAGTTCACGCAGGCAAGCCGGCAAGTTCGTTATTGAGGCCGTTCTCGCCAACTTGGGGATGTCGTTGGCTCAGGTTGCCCGATTGACCGGACACGCGCCGACCACGCTCGCCCGCTACAAGGCCGGCAAACGGGTGCCAACTAGAGCCTTCGTGTTGGACCTGCTCGACAAGGCTCCCAACCTCGATTTCACCTTTCAACAGATCGCCCCGAAACTGGGTTACCGCTGGAGCGGGTCTAAGGATCCTCAGCGCTACGAAACCTTCGCCGAATACTTCGCAGCCATCAGGATCATGGAGCGGCGAAACCGAGACCAGTTCGCAATCAAGCTTGGCCTCACGGCACAGGACGCCAAGAATATCGAACACGGCGCACTCCCGGACGCTTCGCTTGTCAAGAAGTTCGTCAGACTGTTTCTTCGCTCCGACTTCAAGGTCGACGACTTAATTGAGGCGTTCTCGCAATTGCGCCCATGTCCCGTGGAAGCTGCGCTACGAGAACGCTTCCTGAACTTTCAGCACCTGCCGGCCACCGATAAGACCAGGAGGGCCATGGAGAACGCCATCATCGAAGATTTGCATCCCCATGGCCCAAGGCATCGCTCACTCGGTGGCGTGGCGGCTCCGGAGGCCGGAACTGGCCGACGAGATCTGGGGCGAGGGGTTGATGCTCGCCGTCCGCGACCACGATCCGCGGCGAGGATTCCTTCCTGGCTACCTGAAGGCGCGAATCCGTGGGCTCGCGCGCTCCATCATCTGGGGCAGGATGCAGTCTGGCGTGGGCACCGTCCTGAGCGAGTACGGGCCGATGGTCCGCGACGCCGAAGAGTTTCTGCTTCAAGAGTTCGGGCGAACTCCCAGCGAGGCGGAAGTCGCACAGTATCTGGACATTCCGACCGCGACAGTGAACGAGGTCTCTCGCGCGCTGCATGCAAGTCAGGCGGCCGTTTCCGACAACCTCGAGTTCCTGTTGCACCACGCGATCGACATCTCCTCGCTGGACGACATGCTGGTCGACGACGACCGTGTACTCGTCAGCATCCTCCGCCAGCTGGGAGAAGAGGTCAGAGAGCTGCTCTATCTCCACTACCTCGACAAACGGCCGACGCGCGACATCGCCCAGGCCACCGGCATGGCGGAAAGCGACGTGATCTTCAAAATGCGGTGGGCCGTGAGCTGCTTGCGGTCTGGTCTGCGATAGGTCGGGTCCGCGAGTGACGACGCACCCTCCGCCGAGGGACTGAAGGCGGAGGGTGCGTCGGGTGGAGGCGGTGGCCGGCACGGGTTGTGGGCGTCCCCTGCCGGCCCCCGCGTCAGGGTGGGATCCCTAGGGCAGCGTCCAGCGCTGGTTCGCCGCGCCGTTGCACGTCCACAGGTGGATGATCGTGCTGTCGGCCGAGTTGTTGCCGCTCACGTCGAGGCACTTGTTCGAGTTGGGATTGACCAGCGACGAGTTGGCGCCGGCCGACCAGTTCTGGGCGCCCGTGCCGTTGCAGGTCCAGAGCTGGATCTTCGTGCCGTTGGCCGTGCCGCTGCCGCTGACGTCGAGGCACTTGCCCAGCGCCCGCAGCGTCGATCCGGTGCGGGTCCAGGTCTGCGCCGTCGAGCCGTTGCAGGTGTAGAGCTGGATCTGCGTGCCGTCGGCGGTCGCGCCGCCACGGACGTCCAGGCACTTCCCCGCCAATCCGACGATCGGGCCCGTGCCGGTGCCACCGCCGCCCGACTTCACGAACGTGAAGTCGTCCACATCGAACAGTCCCGTGCCCGAGCCGGTGAACGTCAGGAAGACGTTGGCCGTCCCGGACGGCACACCCGACAAGGACGCGGACACATTGGCGTACGTGTCCCACGAACCCGTGTTCGGCACCGTGACCGACCCCAGCACCGTGCCGGTGGCGGAGCCGTTGCGCACCTGGATCGTGCCGCCCGGACCGCCGGACACCACGCGCGCCCGGAACGAGGTGGCGCCGCCGACGTTGACGCCGTTGTAGCCGGCCCAGTCGCCCGGCTCGATGTAGCCCAGCGTCTGCCCGTTGTTGGCGCCCGCCTTGGTGAACGCCTGCACACCGGACGCCGACGAGAACGACTCCGCCTGCACGGTCACGTCACCGGTCGGCGGCGGGCCGCCCAGCTCCTTGATCCGGACGTTGCGGAACGAGACGTCGTCGCCCGTGCCGTGGTTCTGGAGGCCGATGTGGCCGGCCAGCGACCGCGCCGCGACCGTGTTGGTGAAGTCGTTGATCTTCACGCCGTTCAGGAAGATCTGCAGCCGCTCGCCCTCGACCAGCAGCTCGTAGGTGTTCCACTCCCCCGGCGGGTTCAGCGCGGCATCCCGCGCCGCGATGTCGGCGGACTTGAACGTGTAGACGGAACCGGTGGTCCGGTCAGCGGCGTCGGTCGCGTCGATCTGGATCTCGTAGCCGTTGTTGACCGCCGACCACGGGTCCGTCGAGGGTGGGAAGCCGATGAAGATGCCCGAGTTGTCGTCGCCGTCCATCTTCCAGTCGAGCTTCAGCGAGTACGAGGTGTACTGCTTGGCGCTGTACCAGTAGAGCCCCATGCCGCCCGTCGACTTGAGCGTGGCGTCGCTGTTGGTGAACGAGCCCGGCCCGGCCTGCGACCACCCGGTCGTCGACCCGTTGTAGATGGCCGTGTAGCCCGTCTCCGGCCGGCAGTCGGCATCGGTGCGCGCCGCCGCGTAGCGGATGCCGCCGAGCAGCATCGTCCGGAACGCCGCTTCGGTGAAGGACTGCTGCGTGTGACCGAGGCCGGTGTAGAACGACCGACCGCCGTCGTACGCCTTGCACCAGATGATCGGGTGGTCGGCGCCCATCGAGCCGCCGGAGTACGACGACTCGTCG
Protein-coding regions in this window:
- the hpnH gene encoding adenosyl-hopene transferase HpnH translates to MGMPFRQSVRLGRYLLKQKLLRKEKFPLLVELEPLFACNLKCAGCGKIEQPAALLKKRMPVEQAVAAIEESGAPMVSIAGGEPLMHKEIDEIVRQLLDRNKIVFLCTNALLMPKHLHKFKPHRNFSWMVHIDGLKDRHDLSVNKEGGFEGAIEAIQLAKAAGFRVMTNTTFFSNDSPQNVIGVLDYLNDVVEVDNMQISPAYAYQKAPDQEHWLGVNETRELFAKAFANGRRRKWRLNHSPIFLDFLEGKRELACTAWGIPSYSLLGWQRPCYLLDDGYAATYKELIEETDWDAFGRGKDPRCANCMAHCGYEPTAVIATLGSLKESMRAAVGR
- a CDS encoding 1-deoxy-D-xylulose-5-phosphate synthase; this encodes MALLERIHCPADVRALPESALPELASEIRAALIETVTRTGGHLGPNLGVVELTIALHRVFDSPHDALVWDTGHQAYVHKMLTGRWAALDSLRQEGGLSGYPSRSESAHDIVENSHASTALSYADGLAKAFAIGGRPDRRVVAVVGDGSLTGGMAWEALNNIGAAPSRPVVVVLNDNGRSYAPTFGAVGRHLTSLRDGSAASVFEQLGLHYLGPVDGHDAAAVEVALRKARTLGTPTVVHCLTRKGLGHAPAEADEADRMHTVSPAGPSSGRSWTSVFGEEMVALGAARPDVVAISAAMLGPTGLQAFADAYPSRTFDVGIAEQHAVASAAGLATGGLHPVVCVYSTFLNRAFDQVLMDVALHRLPVTFVLDRAGITGSDGPSHHGMWDLSLLGMVPGMRVAAPRDGDQLRLLLREAVERRDGPAALRFPKASVGAALPAVGKLGTADVLRWGPAGDHRSPSAPGGAWRAASAAGGAPAVASDGAGSGAGPEPAFGGAPAPTSHASGSDAGPEPAFGGAPAPTSHGAGSGAGSGTTFGGGGEVRSGSERVRASAVAPWPDAVADGVLVLAVGPLGAAALAAADLLARDGVAVTVADPRWLLPVDPELVAAATAYRLVVTVEDNGAHGGYGDAVSRALRGAGAHVPVRSLALPQRFLAHGSRSAILKARGLDAESIAGAVRRELPLAK
- a CDS encoding sugar phosphate isomerase/epimerase family protein, with product MARPITLFTGQWADLPFEEVCRLASEWGYDGLEIACWGDHFDVDKAVTDDGYVDRKRETLAKYNLQVFAISNHLVGQAVCDHPIDERHQDILPARIWGDGEPEGVRQRAADEIKNTARAAAKLGVKTVVGFTGSSIWHTVAMFPPVPASMIDKGYEDFANRFNPILDVFDEVGVRFAHEVHPSEIAYDYWTTKRTLEAIGNRPAFGLNWDPSHFVWQELDPVNFIFDFQDRIYHVDCKDAKVRTGDGRRGRLSSHLPWADLRRGWDFVSTGHGDVPWEDCFRALNAIGYDGPISIEWEDAGMDRLVGAPEALEFVRRLAFDAPSAAFDAAFSSKD
- a CDS encoding DUF559 domain-containing protein, with amino-acid sequence MDRNLAVALASGGGVLHWVAGGPVPRWSIDDGCRSGRLIRLLPGVFVDAACAADVTVRRRAALAYAGGAALSHQTALAVWGLLSEPPAAPVHVTTGRGATIRSWDWLEVHREGWFARPEVVVRGGFPVSRIERALVQAWPSVRREPVIRAVNERLTTAGRLADLVSRTPRVAGRAELTGLLRLLAAGCRSELEIWGHDRVFTGPGMPPLARQVPVSLGARTVYLDLFAEAERVNFELDGASVHADPRQREIDLRRDAALAALGILVVRFSRRRLVSEPAEVRREALAILRRRGRQIW
- a CDS encoding sigma-70 domain-containing protein; translated protein: MAQGIAHSVAWRLRRPELADEIWGEGLMLAVRDHDPRRGFLPGYLKARIRGLARSIIWGRMQSGVGTVLSEYGPMVRDAEEFLLQEFGRTPSEAEVAQYLDIPTATVNEVSRALHASQAAVSDNLEFLLHHAIDISSLDDMLVDDDRVLVSILRQLGEEVRELLYLHYLDKRPTRDIAQATGMAESDVIFKMRWAVSCLRSGLR
- a CDS encoding ThuA domain-containing protein, with the protein product MRRLIRTAIGAVTAALAVIACTAQAGPANAADAAYDVLVFSKTAGFRHDSIPAGIQAIRDLGAANNFTVTATEDANTFTASGLAPYEVVVFLSTTGDVLNATQQTAFENFIRSGRGYVGVHAAADTEYDWAWYGNLVGAYFASHPAIQQANIKVENRGTAATAHLPQTWTRSDELYNYRTNPRSTARVLATLDESSYSGGSMGADHPIIWCKAYDGGRSFYTGLGHTQQSFTEAAFRTMLLGGIRYAAARTDADCRPETGYTAIYNGSTTGWSQAGPGSFTNSDATLKSTGGMGLYWYSAKQYTSYSLKLDWKMDGDDNSGIFIGFPPSTDPWSAVNNGYEIQIDATDAADRTTGSVYTFKSADIAARDAALNPPGEWNTYELLVEGERLQIFLNGVKINDFTNTVAARSLAGHIGLQNHGTGDDVSFRNVRIKELGGPPPTGDVTVQAESFSSASGVQAFTKAGANNGQTLGYIEPGDWAGYNGVNVGGATSFRARVVSGGPGGTIQVRNGSATGTVLGSVTVPNTGSWDTYANVSASLSGVPSGTANVFLTFTGSGTGLFDVDDFTFVKSGGGGTGTGPIVGLAGKCLDVRGGATADGTQIQLYTCNGSTAQTWTRTGSTLRALGKCLDVSGSGTANGTKIQLWTCNGTGAQNWSAGANSSLVNPNSNKCLDVSGNNSADSTIIHLWTCNGAANQRWTLP